Proteins encoded by one window of Actinomycetota bacterium:
- a CDS encoding CoA transferase produces the protein MNGGPLAATSVLDLTRLLPGGYCTLLLADLGADVVKVEEPGRGDYIRWTLPLVDGQSAAHRALNRGKRSVILNLKDPDGVRILHRLAERADVLVESFRPGVMDRLGAGFESLRAANPGLVYCAITGYGQDGPYRDRVGHDVNYIGQGGVLGITGPAGGPPVVPGVQIGDLAGGGMAAAIGILAALVERDRTGRGRFVDTAMLDGVVSWLTIHAGDFLATGEEPPRGGMRLSGGYACYRIYRCADGRYLTVGALEPKFWGALCEALGVPELVDVQYGPPERQREMAERLEAIFSGRSRDEWLETLSGLEVCVGPVNSLAEAFRDPQVVHRGMALETGPGSPFRFDGQQPQASRPAPGFGEHTAEVLTEIGVTEEELADLRARGVV, from the coding sequence GTGAACGGGGGTCCGCTGGCGGCGACGAGCGTTCTGGACCTCACCCGGCTCCTGCCGGGCGGGTACTGCACGCTGCTGCTGGCCGATCTCGGGGCAGACGTCGTGAAAGTGGAGGAACCGGGCCGCGGCGACTACATTCGGTGGACGCTGCCCCTGGTGGATGGCCAGAGCGCCGCCCACCGGGCCCTGAACCGGGGGAAGCGATCCGTCATCCTGAACCTGAAGGACCCCGACGGGGTGCGCATCCTGCACCGACTGGCCGAGCGGGCCGACGTGCTGGTGGAGTCGTTCCGGCCGGGGGTGATGGACCGCCTGGGGGCCGGGTTCGAGTCCCTGCGGGCGGCGAACCCGGGCCTGGTGTACTGCGCCATCACCGGCTACGGGCAGGACGGGCCGTACCGGGACCGGGTGGGCCACGACGTCAACTACATCGGCCAGGGCGGGGTCCTCGGGATCACCGGGCCCGCCGGAGGCCCGCCGGTGGTGCCGGGGGTGCAGATCGGCGACCTGGCCGGCGGCGGGATGGCGGCGGCCATCGGGATCCTGGCGGCGCTGGTCGAGCGGGATCGAACCGGCCGGGGCCGGTTCGTGGACACGGCCATGCTGGACGGGGTGGTGTCCTGGCTGACCATCCACGCCGGGGACTTCCTGGCCACGGGGGAGGAGCCGCCGCGGGGCGGCATGCGGCTTTCGGGTGGATACGCCTGCTACCGCATCTACCGCTGTGCGGACGGCCGGTATCTCACCGTGGGCGCGCTGGAGCCCAAGTTCTGGGGAGCCCTGTGCGAGGCGCTGGGAGTGCCGGAGCTCGTCGACGTGCAGTACGGCCCGCCGGAGCGCCAGCGGGAGATGGCCGAGCGCCTCGAAGCGATCTTCTCGGGCCGGTCCCGCGACGAGTGGCTGGAGACGCTGTCCGGCCTGGAGGTGTGCGTGGGACCGGTGAACTCCCTTGCGGAGGCGTTCCGCGATCCTCAGGTGGTGCACCGCGGGATGGCGCTGGAGACCGGGCCGGGTTCACCCTTCCGGTTCGACGGCCAGCAGCCCCAGGCCTCGCGGCCCGCCCCCGGCTTCGGCGAGCACACCGCCGAGGTCCTGACCGAGATCGGTGTCACCGAAGAGGAGCTGGCGGACCTCCGCGCCCGCGGCGTGGTCTGA